The DNA window GGACCTGGCGCGAGAGCAGAAGAGCATCGCGATGATTCGTGCCGTGGACGCTGCGGGCTTCAACCCCGGCGCGACAACGGGCGTCCACATCGAGCTCCCGGTGGCCTCCAGGACGGATGTGTCGATGAGTCCTGGCTCGCACATCCTCGTCACCGCGCTCTCCCCCGCGAGGAAGGCCCTGGAGGCGCGCGATGAGAAGGCCGTGCTTGCCCTCGTGAAAGCGGGTCATCCGCCGCCCATGCTCATGATGCTGGTGCGATGGGGAATGACCTCGGTGGTGCTGCACCAGCTCAAGACGGGCGCCAACCCCGACGTCGGGGAAGAGGCTGGCAACACGCCGCTCATCGAGGCGGTGCTGGCCCGGAACCAGGTGCTCGTGGACGCCCTGCTCGCCGCGGGCGCGGATGTGAATCTCCCGGGGGAAGTCGAAGTGACGCCCCTGCTCGCGGCGCTGCAAGGAGACAAGCCCGTGGAGCTGTCGCTGGTGGGGCGGCTGCTGAAGGCGAAGGCGGACGTCAACAAGGCGGACCGGTACAGGACACCGTTGATGGAGGCGGCGAGCCGGTGTCTGCCGAAGGTGGTCTCCTTGCTGTTGCAGAAGGGGGCGCGCTGGGACGTGCCTCCGGACGGCGGTGCGGGGCTCTACGAGGAGGCGGTGGTCCCTCGGGTGCCTTGCTCCGAGGAGGTCACCGTGCAGGTCATCCAGGCCTTGCGCGAGGGCGGTGTTCCGCTTCAGCACCCGGAGGAG is part of the Myxococcus landrumus genome and encodes:
- a CDS encoding ankyrin repeat domain-containing protein, which produces MRPWVFRVLSSSVVLCLVVTGSAFARNRRRSAVLIEDTPVIQAALDGDAAKMKALLRHKASVNRTGELTNGLGHMTPLMVASEKGHTAIVDLLLQAKADPDLRVPRHSASWPPPGWSARCFARAERQSGPEALLVQAGASGDAACLVEADFLAAVRKKDSKRALLLGRRAKGGIRQQVLQEALDLAREQKSIAMIRAVDAAGFNPGATTGVHIELPVASRTDVSMSPGSHILVTALSPARKALEARDEKAVLALVKAGHPPPMLMMLVRWGMTSVVLHQLKTGANPDVGEEAGNTPLIEAVLARNQVLVDALLAAGADVNLPGEVEVTPLLAALQGDKPVELSLVGRLLKAKADVNKADRYRTPLMEAASRCLPKVVSLLLQKGARWDVPPDGGAGLYEEAVVPRVPCSEEVTVQVIQALREGGVPLQHPEERHLDWLRLRARESPVLGPELSAAGLRPEKEQPSSPPDAAR